In the Arthrobacter sp. CDRTa11 genome, CCGTGCCAGAACGTGTGGGTCCTTCGGTACCTGCTGCTCGATTTCCCACATGACTTTTTTGTAGGCCGGGGTGTCCACGTTCAGTGAGGCCTGCATCAGTCGGGCGGCAAGGATGGTGTCCCGCGGCTTCAAGTCCAACAGGTGCTCATATAGGGGCCTGTGGACGCTCATGCCGCCTTCTCTCGTTCCTGGTACATGACCAGCTGAGCTTCCGCGGTCGTTGCTCTCCGCATCCAATGCGTGGCCTCTTGCTGGGCGTGCTCAAATTTGAGCCGGTAAGTTTCGGCCTGCGCGGGCCAGTCCCACTGCTGTAGGACTTTCGGGGAGTAGTCGTAACTCATGCTCGGCCTTTCTGATTCTTGCGTTCTTTTTCAACAGCATTTACAGCGGCCGTTCCCGTTGGGTCACGGTGCAGTGTGGTCTTGCCGTAATGCCGTTCAGGGTTGTTCTTCAGCGCCAAAAGCTGCTGAAGGTAAGCGTCTGCGAGATTGCGGTAGTGGATGGTTTGGTGCTTCCAGTACTCAGCGAGTTCGGCGTCAGTCAAGCCGCTTCCCCGTCCCATTCAGAGGGAGTGTTACAAGTGTTATTTGTGTTACTTTCGTCCTCGTCCAATAGAGAAGTAACACTTGTAACACTCGTAACAGGGGCATAGACGCCTCTAGATGGATTCGAGATACGACCCGCTTCTACTGCCCGCCGCAGATACACGCGTGTCTGGGAATCGTCTAGATGAAGGAGAGTTGCAATGTCCTTAGCCTTCGACCCTTCGGGGTACTTGTTGACCTGAGCTATAACCTCAGCCATCCGGTCATTTACGCCATCCGTAGTTCGTGCATCAACGGCCGCTTTCGCTGCCTCAGCGCGGGATCCGCCAGCCAGGATCCACTTGCCCGTGCCAGCCTGTTCGAGAATGTATTCCCCTTCTGCCGCGTCGCGGCTCGTCACCTGCAACTGAGCCTGAGTCTCGTGTCGTGACCGCTTGAGGAGAAGGATGGTGTCCGCGGCTCCAGCTATGCCTTGGGTGCCGCTGACAGCGTCTAGGAAGTCTGCGCCATCCATTTTGCGGGTGTGGTGAACGATGATGACACTGGATCCAGGGTTGTCGTCTGCGAGCTTTTTCAGGGCCCCCATAACTCGGTAATCCCTGTCGTACTGTGTCTCGCCGCCGCCAGCCGATGGCATTGCTTTTCCAAGGGTGTCCAGGATGACTACAGGGTTTTTCCCTGGATGGAGTTCCATGAACTCCCGGATAGTCGCGACCATGTCTCCACGGGGCACAT is a window encoding:
- a CDS encoding AAA family ATPase, giving the protein MNQIPDYFRADAFDDENNSKLKGSFTGSWLLEQVFPLLVYVVEGIIPEGLTLLVAAPKIGKSWLVLGIAIAISTGQRVLGCVPTKAAPVLYLALEDGPRRLQARLRTLGVTSLSGKLTFMTDVPRGDMVATIREFMELHPGKNPVVILDTLGKAMPSAGGGETQYDRDYRVMGALKKLADDNPGSSVIIVHHTRKMDGADFLDAVSGTQGIAGAADTILLLKRSRHETQAQLQVTSRDAAEGEYILEQAGTGKWILAGGSRAEAAKAAVDARTTDGVNDRMAEVIAQVNKYPEGSKAKDIATLLHLDDSQTRVYLRRAVEAGRISNPSRGVYAPVTSVTSVTSLLDEDESNTNNTCNTPSEWDGEAA